One Shewanella sp. MR-4 DNA window includes the following coding sequences:
- a CDS encoding DUF2391 family protein, producing the protein MSFNFDTYRFNTEDAIQVCVGAFALAVPIGFSEEAWQLGETLPLLNLLMLLSLSLLFLGVFTYQSVFQQNIRHRLPVFIFRIVMAYLISACVVSLVLLCLDKLPFIDDPLTSIKRIIVITMPASMGAIVVDSFDKE; encoded by the coding sequence ATGAGCTTTAACTTTGATACCTACCGTTTTAATACCGAAGATGCGATTCAAGTCTGCGTCGGCGCCTTTGCGCTCGCCGTGCCTATTGGTTTTTCGGAGGAGGCATGGCAACTCGGGGAGACCTTGCCGCTACTGAATCTGCTGATGTTATTGAGTCTGTCGCTGCTGTTCCTTGGGGTATTTACTTACCAGAGTGTGTTCCAACAAAACATTCGTCACCGTCTGCCGGTATTTATTTTTCGGATTGTTATGGCCTATCTGATTAGCGCCTGTGTGGTGAGTTTGGTGCTCCTTTGCCTCGATAAGCTGCCCTTTATTGATGACCCTCTGACCTCCATTAAACGGATTATCGTGATTACTATGCCGGCTTCTATGGGGGCGATTGTGGTGGATAGTTTCGATAAGGAATAG
- the hrpB gene encoding ATP-dependent helicase HrpB yields the protein MNNLPIHSLLPSLRDAFAKHAQVILEAPTGAGKSTALPLAMLDWPEISGRILMLEPRRVAARSVAQFIASCRQQAVGQEVGYRVRGESKVSGETRLEIVTEGILTRMIQQDPELTGIEMIIFDEIHERHLTTDLGLALALEVQSSLRDDLKILAMSATLSGLTLAELMPDAALLQSEGRSFPVEIFYRPVAGQQHWLDHLSRVVLDAATSVGDKGPQDILVFLPGKAEILRVAQYLEERLDSSHVAVCPLYGELSAQEQDRAIKADSSRRKIVLSTNVAESSLTIEGIGLVIDSGYKRQASFNPKTGVTRLSLKRISQASATQRAGRAGRLAAGECIRLWGQEEHQRLLKADEPEISQADLVAMAHDCAYWGAKSFSDLLLLTAPPTVNEALAWQLLQRLGMVDEQNKLTAHGKAAYEQGCHPRLAHMLLVAKSRDEHQLAALACLLAGILEARGLPRKGADIMNYLHFATQGSAGQQAKQWLKKLALDKQCTQADLVAIASHAHHQDVGLLLALAYPDRIAKSRGVEGYQLANGTGVVLNAEDALAQTPWLVVADFQETEGKNAGRIYLASPLSPSLFDEELAELVERYDQCGWDEAKGRAVAERQTKVGQILLKSEAIANPNRGQIVAALLSYIRQQGLQILNWHDNLAQFQARLQLARDLDPNADWPDMSDTALLANLETWLAPYLENVNNLPQLQKLDCFSLLVNQLTWSQQQALDALLPTSWPLATGTFAPILYDASGRALLRVRLQETFGMADSPLLAQGKLKVTMELLSPAQRPLALTADLASFWQGPYVEVKKEMRGRYPKHLWPDDPANTQPTKFTKKKTLGLSQS from the coding sequence TTGAACAATCTACCCATTCATTCCTTATTGCCATCCCTGCGCGATGCCTTTGCGAAACATGCGCAAGTGATCCTCGAAGCGCCAACGGGTGCGGGTAAATCGACCGCATTGCCCTTAGCCATGCTGGATTGGCCTGAGATTTCTGGGCGGATTTTAATGCTGGAACCTCGGCGTGTGGCCGCCCGTAGCGTGGCGCAATTTATTGCCAGTTGTCGGCAGCAGGCGGTAGGGCAAGAGGTAGGTTATCGCGTACGCGGCGAGTCAAAGGTCAGTGGTGAGACTCGACTTGAGATTGTCACCGAAGGGATTTTAACTCGCATGATCCAGCAAGATCCTGAATTAACAGGCATCGAGATGATCATTTTCGACGAGATCCACGAGCGACATTTGACCACAGATCTCGGTTTAGCCTTGGCGCTCGAAGTGCAAAGCTCACTACGGGATGACTTAAAAATCCTCGCCATGTCGGCAACCTTATCTGGCCTGACATTGGCCGAGTTGATGCCCGATGCCGCCCTGCTACAGAGTGAGGGGCGCAGTTTCCCGGTCGAAATATTTTATCGCCCCGTTGCTGGGCAGCAGCATTGGCTCGATCATCTGAGCCGCGTTGTGCTCGATGCCGCGACATCCGTAGGCGATAAGGGGCCACAGGATATTTTGGTGTTTTTGCCCGGTAAAGCCGAAATCCTCCGAGTGGCGCAGTATCTAGAAGAGCGCCTCGATAGCAGTCACGTGGCGGTGTGCCCACTCTATGGCGAGCTATCAGCGCAGGAACAAGACAGGGCGATAAAGGCCGATAGCAGTAGGCGCAAAATTGTGCTCTCAACCAACGTGGCCGAGTCGAGCTTGACCATCGAGGGCATTGGCCTTGTTATCGACAGCGGTTATAAACGCCAAGCCAGCTTTAATCCTAAAACTGGGGTGACACGTTTAAGCCTTAAGCGCATCAGCCAAGCCTCGGCAACCCAGCGTGCTGGCCGTGCGGGGCGTTTAGCGGCTGGCGAGTGTATCCGTTTATGGGGCCAAGAGGAGCATCAACGTCTGCTCAAGGCCGATGAGCCCGAAATCAGCCAAGCCGACTTAGTCGCCATGGCCCACGACTGTGCCTACTGGGGCGCGAAATCCTTCAGCGACTTACTGTTATTGACTGCGCCGCCCACGGTGAACGAGGCATTAGCTTGGCAACTGCTTCAGCGTTTAGGCATGGTCGATGAACAAAACAAGCTGACTGCGCATGGCAAAGCGGCCTATGAGCAGGGGTGTCATCCGCGCCTCGCCCATATGTTATTGGTGGCCAAATCTCGCGATGAACATCAACTGGCGGCCTTAGCCTGTTTACTGGCGGGGATTTTAGAAGCGCGGGGATTGCCACGCAAAGGCGCAGATATCATGAATTATTTGCACTTTGCCACCCAAGGCAGTGCGGGGCAGCAGGCCAAACAATGGCTTAAAAAGCTGGCGCTAGATAAGCAATGTACTCAGGCCGATTTAGTGGCCATCGCCTCCCATGCCCATCATCAGGATGTCGGTTTGCTGTTGGCGCTGGCTTATCCAGACCGGATTGCCAAATCCCGTGGCGTTGAGGGGTATCAATTGGCCAATGGTACGGGCGTGGTGCTCAACGCCGAAGATGCCTTAGCGCAAACGCCTTGGCTGGTGGTGGCTGATTTTCAAGAAACCGAAGGTAAGAATGCCGGGCGGATTTATCTCGCTAGTCCATTATCGCCAAGTCTGTTCGATGAGGAATTGGCCGAGCTGGTGGAGCGTTATGACCAATGCGGCTGGGATGAAGCCAAGGGCCGCGCTGTGGCCGAACGCCAAACCAAAGTCGGGCAGATTTTATTGAAATCAGAGGCTATCGCTAATCCGAATCGCGGCCAAATTGTGGCGGCATTACTGAGTTACATTCGTCAGCAGGGGTTACAAATCCTTAATTGGCACGATAACTTAGCGCAGTTTCAGGCTCGATTACAGTTAGCGCGCGATTTAGATCCGAATGCCGATTGGCCGGATATGAGCGATACCGCGCTGCTGGCAAACCTTGAAACATGGCTGGCGCCCTACCTTGAAAATGTGAATAATCTGCCGCAATTACAAAAACTCGATTGCTTTAGTTTGCTGGTAAACCAATTAACTTGGTCGCAGCAGCAGGCGCTCGATGCGCTGCTGCCCACCTCATGGCCGTTAGCCACGGGCACCTTCGCGCCGATATTGTACGATGCCTCGGGGCGAGCCTTGCTGCGGGTACGTTTGCAGGAAACCTTTGGCATGGCTGACAGCCCGCTACTGGCTCAAGGTAAGCTGAAGGTGACGATGGAATTGCTGTCACCGGCGCAGCGCCCCTTGGCTCTAACAGCGGATCTCGCGAGTTTTTGGCAAGGGCCCTATGTGGAAGTGAAAAAAGAAATGCGTGGGCGTTATCCTAAACACCTGTGGCCGGACGACCCTGCCAATACGCAGCCCACAAAATTTACCAAGAAGAAAACCTTAGGTTTATCTCAGTCATAG
- a CDS encoding TonB-dependent receptor family protein produces MTQLSPTRLSILACALTTAFNAQANSPTQAPAKIEQISIFGSKNPLDTTPGSAHQITEAELETFKYSDIMRTLTSVPGVYIQEEDGYGLRPNIGMRGTGQNRSEKITVMEDGVLAAPAPYASPAAYYFPTSGRMQSVEILKGSSTVKYGPRTTGGVINMLSRQIPQETLAGKIDLALGQDGFGKLHTYAGGQGKRIGAVAEIYRYQADGFREINTVGGDTGFTKNDALAKVRVNTDSTATYQQSLELKLKFADETSNETYMGLTDADYQASPYSRYSASQKDQMTTEHKQVQLNHIIDFSDTLSLSSIGYYNDFHRNWYKADKVGGESLSGKGIQNAADFDAGLLSELEVNVKANNRSYLAQGIQTELNWLLGDHDLAFGLRYHEDEMDRYQWADSYAMDANSVMLRTKSGVPGTDSNRVDSATAFAAYVQDKISLDALTITAGLRWEDVETQRRDWGKKNPGREGNPDKQVESQFNALLPSLSATYQINEQVLLLAGVQKGFSPAAPGNAKGQEEQSWNYEAGVRYHQDAFSAELIGFYSDYSNMHGNCTAAQGCDDAKLDNQYNAGEVEVKGLELSLAHEFNRTGAMSFPVKLAYTYTDAEFGNSFESEFETWDKVEAGYKLSYLPENQLYISAGVQSQSWQVTVAARYTDEMRTKAGAGAIPADEVIEAKTLVDLSARYFVTHSQEVYLTVDNLLDETYMTTRVHGSIFAGKPQTVTLGYSYKF; encoded by the coding sequence ATGACCCAGCTTAGCCCTACACGCCTCAGTATATTGGCCTGCGCATTAACCACCGCCTTCAATGCCCAAGCCAATTCACCCACTCAAGCCCCCGCAAAAATAGAACAGATCAGTATTTTCGGCAGTAAAAATCCTCTCGATACCACGCCAGGTAGCGCCCATCAAATTACCGAAGCTGAATTAGAAACCTTTAAATATTCCGATATTATGCGCACCTTGACCTCTGTGCCCGGCGTCTATATTCAAGAAGAAGATGGTTATGGTCTGCGCCCAAACATTGGTATGCGTGGCACGGGACAAAATCGTTCTGAAAAGATTACCGTGATGGAAGATGGTGTTCTCGCCGCTCCCGCCCCCTATGCCTCCCCAGCGGCTTACTACTTCCCCACCTCAGGTAGAATGCAATCGGTTGAAATCCTTAAGGGAAGCTCAACGGTAAAATATGGCCCCCGCACCACAGGTGGAGTGATTAACATGCTGTCTCGGCAAATTCCTCAAGAGACATTAGCCGGCAAAATTGATCTGGCCTTAGGCCAAGATGGCTTCGGTAAATTACACACCTATGCCGGCGGACAAGGCAAACGTATTGGCGCAGTGGCCGAGATTTATCGCTATCAAGCCGACGGATTTAGGGAGATAAACACGGTCGGCGGCGACACTGGCTTTACTAAAAATGATGCCTTAGCCAAGGTCAGAGTTAACACCGACAGCACGGCCACATACCAGCAATCCCTTGAACTCAAATTGAAATTTGCCGATGAGACCTCTAACGAAACCTATATGGGTCTGACCGATGCGGATTATCAGGCCTCGCCCTATAGTCGCTATTCTGCCTCACAAAAAGATCAGATGACCACAGAGCATAAGCAAGTGCAGCTCAACCATATTATCGATTTTAGCGACACACTAAGCCTTAGCAGCATTGGCTATTACAATGATTTTCATCGTAATTGGTATAAGGCCGACAAGGTTGGTGGCGAATCATTAAGTGGCAAAGGGATCCAAAATGCTGCCGACTTTGACGCGGGTCTGCTCTCTGAGCTTGAGGTCAATGTCAAAGCCAATAATCGCAGTTACCTCGCCCAAGGGATACAAACGGAACTCAATTGGTTACTCGGGGATCACGACCTCGCCTTTGGTCTTCGCTACCATGAAGATGAGATGGACAGATACCAATGGGCCGACAGTTATGCAATGGACGCCAACAGTGTCATGTTACGCACTAAGAGTGGTGTCCCGGGCACCGACTCTAACCGTGTCGATAGCGCCACGGCATTTGCGGCCTATGTGCAGGATAAAATCAGCCTAGATGCTCTCACCATTACCGCCGGCCTTCGCTGGGAAGATGTCGAAACCCAACGCCGCGATTGGGGCAAGAAGAACCCCGGCCGCGAGGGGAATCCCGATAAACAGGTTGAAAGCCAGTTCAATGCACTGCTGCCTTCGTTATCAGCAACTTACCAGATTAATGAGCAAGTATTACTTCTGGCTGGGGTACAGAAAGGTTTCTCGCCCGCCGCGCCCGGCAACGCTAAGGGGCAAGAAGAACAAAGCTGGAACTATGAGGCTGGCGTTCGCTACCATCAAGATGCATTTAGTGCAGAGTTAATCGGTTTCTACAGCGATTACAGTAATATGCACGGCAACTGCACGGCGGCGCAGGGTTGTGATGACGCTAAACTCGACAACCAGTACAACGCAGGCGAAGTGGAAGTCAAAGGCCTCGAACTCAGCCTCGCCCACGAGTTTAACCGCACCGGAGCGATGAGTTTTCCAGTCAAACTCGCCTACACCTACACGGATGCCGAGTTTGGCAATAGTTTCGAATCTGAGTTTGAAACTTGGGATAAAGTTGAAGCGGGTTACAAGTTAAGCTATCTACCTGAAAACCAATTGTATATTTCAGCAGGTGTGCAATCGCAGAGCTGGCAAGTCACAGTGGCGGCACGTTATACCGATGAGATGCGAACCAAAGCAGGTGCAGGCGCTATTCCCGCAGATGAAGTGATTGAGGCCAAAACCTTAGTGGACTTGTCGGCGCGTTACTTTGTCACCCACAGTCAGGAAGTGTACTTAACCGTAGACAACCTCTTAGATGAAACCTATATGACGACGCGAGTACACGGCTCTATTTTTGCCGGAAAGCCTCAAACGGTCACACTCGGTTACAGCTATAAATTTTAA
- a CDS encoding OsmC family protein, producing the protein MSINIAWDGDYRFKVLTEGGFTLNVDATSQQAPCPTEVLLSALGSCSATDVVSLLQEQGFEVESLQNNITFTLTESEPRLYKSANLHFVVSGSGFRETDILLAAREAVEKHCHVCLMLSPTINITCSAEVGENGT; encoded by the coding sequence ATGAGTATTAATATTGCGTGGGATGGTGATTATCGTTTTAAAGTGTTAACTGAAGGCGGCTTTACGCTGAATGTCGACGCTACGAGTCAGCAAGCTCCCTGTCCAACGGAAGTGTTATTGTCGGCTTTGGGTTCATGCAGTGCAACAGATGTTGTTTCATTGCTGCAAGAGCAAGGCTTTGAGGTTGAGAGTCTACAAAACAATATTACGTTTACCCTAACCGAATCAGAGCCTCGTTTGTATAAATCGGCAAACTTACACTTTGTGGTATCTGGCAGTGGGTTTCGGGAGACTGACATTTTGCTTGCGGCCCGAGAGGCCGTGGAAAAACACTGCCATGTTTGCCTTATGTTGAGTCCAACAATCAATATTACTTGTTCGGCTGAAGTGGGTGAGAATGGCACTTAG
- the mrcB gene encoding penicillin-binding protein 1B: protein MTTKTTKKAKAKRSRGLLGQMWSLTWKLALIGLAVVTFYSIYLDQIIARKFEGQKWHLPAQVFSRSMALYPGAAVSHPQLMAELKLLGYRKVANPREVGEFSASSTKIELWRRPFLHPEGDQAEQRVMISFDSDGISSIARMSDKRQLAIFHLEPVLLDRIIAGDGEDRLFVPTEEMPKAIVKALLLVEDRSFYEHHGVNPFAILRAAFVNISAGRTVQGGSTLTQQLAKNFFLSSERSLLRKIREALMAVIIDFRYSKEEILEAYLNEVYMGQDKSRAVHGMGLASQFYFGRPIGELTTAQQAFLVAAIKGPSYYNPWRYPERSQERRDLVLRLLMEAGELSTAQYKVAVESPLGLRNANKPVHQKLPAFYALVKQELNERYGDALLKQSGVKIYTTLDPMAQEAAEIAVTQTFKSLDKGNKSLQIGMVVTDKYTGGIAAMVGDKTPGFDGYNRAVEIRRPIGSLVKPFVYATALAPNSQFTLASPLKDQPITLKNEQGKTWSPQNFDKKFSGQVSLLTALKKSMNVPTVNLGIAVGVDAVATTLAKSGWQEPLNEYPSMLLGAVNGSPLMVAQVYQTLADSGAYRKLTTVTAVLDSHNQPLPVTRSPKEQAITPDTDFLVQYAMQQVVRSGTATRLGNAFPGVALAGKTGTSNDSRDSWFAGFDERNVAAIWVGRDDNGKTSLYGSSGAMAVYQAFLKERPPIGLRSIPPTGVIQGYFDRDTGEAKEAGCRNTEALPALRGTYNPAKNCGEPLQWWQKILGQ, encoded by the coding sequence ATGACAACTAAGACGACAAAAAAAGCGAAAGCGAAGCGCAGCCGTGGCCTGTTAGGGCAAATGTGGTCGCTCACTTGGAAACTAGCCTTAATCGGCCTAGCCGTTGTGACCTTCTACAGTATTTACCTCGATCAAATTATTGCCCGCAAGTTTGAGGGGCAAAAATGGCACTTACCCGCGCAGGTATTTAGCCGCTCGATGGCCTTATATCCCGGCGCTGCCGTAAGTCATCCACAGTTAATGGCCGAACTCAAACTCTTAGGTTATCGCAAAGTTGCCAATCCCCGTGAGGTCGGTGAGTTCTCGGCATCCAGCACCAAAATCGAATTATGGCGTCGTCCCTTCTTACATCCTGAGGGCGATCAGGCCGAGCAGCGGGTGATGATTAGCTTCGACAGCGATGGGATCAGCTCGATTGCGCGTATGTCAGATAAGCGCCAGTTGGCGATATTCCATTTAGAACCTGTCTTGCTCGACCGCATTATTGCGGGTGACGGCGAAGACAGATTGTTTGTCCCCACAGAAGAAATGCCCAAGGCGATTGTAAAAGCCTTGCTGCTGGTGGAAGACCGCAGTTTTTACGAGCATCACGGGGTCAACCCCTTCGCGATTCTGCGCGCCGCTTTTGTGAATATCAGTGCGGGGCGAACTGTGCAGGGCGGCTCGACACTCACCCAGCAGTTGGCGAAAAACTTCTTCCTCTCGAGCGAACGCTCTTTGCTGCGTAAAATTCGCGAAGCCTTAATGGCGGTGATTATCGATTTTCGTTATAGCAAGGAAGAAATCCTCGAGGCCTACCTCAACGAAGTGTATATGGGGCAAGATAAATCCCGCGCCGTGCATGGGATGGGGCTGGCTTCACAGTTCTATTTTGGTCGACCCATCGGCGAGCTAACCACGGCGCAGCAAGCGTTTTTAGTGGCGGCGATTAAGGGACCTTCCTATTACAACCCATGGCGTTATCCTGAGCGCAGCCAAGAGCGTCGCGATTTAGTGCTGCGTCTCTTGATGGAAGCGGGTGAACTGAGCACCGCGCAATACAAGGTGGCGGTAGAGTCGCCCTTAGGCTTACGTAACGCCAATAAACCAGTGCATCAAAAGCTACCTGCATTTTATGCCTTGGTTAAACAAGAGCTTAACGAGCGCTATGGTGATGCGTTATTAAAACAATCTGGAGTGAAGATTTACACCACACTCGATCCAATGGCGCAGGAAGCCGCCGAAATCGCCGTGACTCAAACCTTTAAGAGCTTAGATAAAGGCAATAAGTCGTTGCAGATTGGTATGGTGGTTACAGACAAATACACTGGCGGTATCGCAGCTATGGTCGGTGATAAGACGCCAGGCTTTGATGGTTATAACCGCGCGGTTGAGATCCGCAGACCCATAGGCTCGCTCGTCAAGCCATTTGTGTATGCGACCGCATTGGCACCGAATAGCCAGTTTACCTTGGCTTCGCCACTTAAAGATCAGCCGATTACCCTAAAGAATGAGCAGGGCAAAACTTGGTCACCGCAGAACTTTGATAAGAAGTTTAGCGGACAAGTCTCGTTATTAACGGCGCTGAAAAAGTCGATGAACGTACCTACGGTGAACCTCGGGATTGCCGTGGGGGTGGATGCGGTGGCAACCACACTAGCGAAATCTGGCTGGCAAGAGCCGCTTAACGAATACCCCTCTATGTTATTGGGCGCCGTGAATGGTTCGCCCTTGATGGTGGCGCAGGTTTATCAGACACTGGCCGATAGTGGCGCCTATCGTAAACTCACTACGGTCACGGCGGTGCTCGATAGTCACAATCAGCCATTACCTGTTACACGCTCACCGAAGGAGCAAGCCATTACGCCGGATACTGATTTCTTGGTGCAATATGCTATGCAGCAAGTGGTGCGCTCGGGTACGGCAACACGTTTAGGCAATGCCTTCCCAGGCGTAGCACTGGCGGGTAAAACCGGTACCAGTAACGATAGCCGCGACTCTTGGTTCGCGGGTTTTGATGAGCGTAACGTCGCGGCGATTTGGGTCGGACGCGACGATAACGGCAAGACCAGCCTCTACGGTAGCAGTGGCGCGATGGCGGTGTATCAAGCCTTCTTGAAGGAGCGTCCACCGATTGGGCTACGCTCGATTCCGCCAACGGGCGTGATCCAAGGTTACTTTGACCGTGATACCGGTGAAGCTAAGGAGGCGGGATGCCGCAATACCGAGGCATTGCCAGCCCTTAGAGGTACCTATAATCCTGCGAAAAACTGCGGTGAGCCGTTGCAGTGGTGGCAGAAGATTTTAGGTCAGTAA
- a CDS encoding peptidylprolyl isomerase yields the protein MYKTAAAVHILVKHKEQAEDIIKQLNKGANFGALAKRYSSCPSAKKGGDLGEFKRGQMVPQFDKVAFSGELLVLHLVKTKFGWHVVKVLYRT from the coding sequence ATGTATAAAACCGCAGCCGCAGTGCATATCCTTGTTAAACACAAAGAGCAGGCGGAAGATATTATTAAGCAATTGAATAAAGGCGCGAATTTTGGCGCGTTAGCCAAGCGCTATTCCTCATGTCCGTCGGCGAAAAAGGGCGGCGATCTCGGTGAATTCAAGCGTGGGCAGATGGTGCCTCAGTTCGATAAAGTCGCTTTTTCCGGTGAACTGCTGGTGCTACATCTCGTCAAAACCAAGTTTGGTTGGCATGTAGTGAAGGTGCTGTATCGCACTTAA